From the genome of Cytobacillus firmus, one region includes:
- a CDS encoding alpha-ketoacid dehydrogenase subunit beta produces the protein MAQMTMIQAITDALRTELRNDPNVLVFGEDVGVNGGVFRATEGLQKEFGEERVFDTPLAESGIGGLAVGLGLQGFRPVPEIQFFGFVYEVMDSISGQLARMRYRSGGRYNSPVTIRSPFGGGVHTPEMHADSLEGLMAQQPGLKVVIPSTPYDAKGLLISAIRDNDPVIFLEHMKLYRSFRQEVPEEEYTIPLGKAEVKREGSDVTIITYGAMVHESLKAAEELEKEGKSAEVIDLRTVAPLDIETIIASVEKTGRAIVVQEAQKQAGIAANVVAEINDRAILSLEAPVLRVAAPDTVFAFPQAETVWLPNYKDVIETAKKVLEF, from the coding sequence ATGGCGCAAATGACAATGATTCAGGCAATTACTGATGCTCTTCGCACAGAATTGCGCAACGATCCGAATGTATTGGTATTCGGTGAAGATGTGGGCGTTAACGGCGGCGTTTTCCGTGCTACCGAAGGCCTTCAAAAAGAATTTGGCGAAGAGCGTGTATTTGATACACCGCTGGCTGAATCCGGAATCGGCGGTCTGGCAGTCGGTCTTGGTTTACAAGGCTTCCGTCCGGTACCTGAAATCCAATTCTTTGGATTCGTTTATGAAGTAATGGATTCTATTTCCGGCCAGCTGGCACGTATGCGTTACCGTTCTGGCGGAAGATATAATTCACCGGTTACAATCCGTTCACCATTCGGGGGAGGGGTACATACTCCTGAAATGCACGCTGACAGCCTTGAAGGATTAATGGCTCAGCAGCCTGGACTAAAGGTTGTTATTCCGTCAACTCCTTATGATGCAAAGGGACTTCTTATCTCAGCTATTCGCGATAACGACCCTGTTATCTTCCTTGAGCATATGAAATTGTACCGTTCTTTCCGTCAGGAAGTGCCTGAAGAAGAATATACAATTCCTCTTGGCAAAGCAGAAGTTAAACGTGAGGGTTCTGACGTAACGATTATAACTTACGGGGCAATGGTCCATGAATCTTTAAAAGCAGCTGAAGAGCTTGAAAAAGAAGGGAAATCTGCTGAAGTTATCGATTTGCGTACAGTGGCTCCTCTTGATATCGAGACAATTATTGCTTCTGTTGAAAAGACAGGAAGAGCGATTGTTGTTCAGGAAGCACAAAAGCAAGCCGGTATTGCAGCAAATGTCGTTGCAGAAATCAATGACCGTGCGATTCTAAGCCTGGAAGCACCAGTTCTGCGTGTAGCTGCACCAGATACTGTATTTGCTTTCCCGCAGGCTGAAACAGTTTGGCTTCCAAACTATAAAGATGTAATTGAAACAGCTAAAAAAGTACTTGAGTTTTAA
- a CDS encoding dihydrolipoamide acetyltransferase family protein: MAFQFRLPDIGEGIHEGEIVKWFVKPGDEVQEDDVLCEVQNDKAVVEIPSPVKGKVEEILVEEGTVATVGQVLITFDAPGYEDLKFKGDHEDEAPKEEKTEAQVQATAEAGQDVKKEEAPAQGERKEGVAISDTDVDPNRRIIAMPSVRKYARDKGVDIRQVAGSGKNGRIQKDDIDSFLNGGTQANEAPAQEAAPQAEAKETAPAAAQVIPAGQYPETREKMSGIRKAIAKAMVNSKHTAPHVTLMDEIDVTKLVAHRKKFKEVAANKGIKLTFLPYVVKALTSALREFPALNTSIDDAAGEIIQKHYYNIGIAADTEKGLLVPVVKDADRKSTFAISNEINELAGKARDGKLAPDEMKGASCTITNIGSAGGQWFTPVINHPEVAILGIGRIAEKPVVKDGEIVAAPVLALSLSFDHRIIDGATAQNALNHIKRLLNDPELLLMEA, encoded by the coding sequence TTGGCATTCCAATTTAGATTGCCTGATATCGGTGAAGGTATCCATGAAGGTGAAATCGTCAAGTGGTTTGTAAAGCCGGGTGACGAAGTACAAGAAGATGACGTGCTTTGTGAGGTTCAAAATGATAAAGCGGTTGTAGAGATTCCTTCGCCAGTTAAAGGTAAAGTTGAAGAAATCCTAGTTGAAGAAGGTACAGTCGCAACTGTAGGTCAAGTTTTGATCACTTTTGATGCTCCGGGATATGAAGATCTTAAATTCAAGGGAGACCATGAAGATGAGGCTCCTAAAGAAGAAAAAACAGAAGCACAGGTACAGGCTACTGCTGAAGCTGGCCAGGATGTAAAGAAAGAGGAAGCTCCTGCACAGGGTGAACGAAAAGAAGGCGTAGCCATTTCTGACACGGATGTAGATCCTAACCGCCGCATTATTGCAATGCCTTCAGTCAGAAAATACGCTCGTGATAAAGGCGTAGATATTCGCCAGGTAGCTGGAAGCGGCAAAAATGGTCGCATCCAGAAAGATGACATTGATTCATTCTTAAATGGCGGTACTCAAGCTAATGAAGCGCCTGCTCAGGAAGCTGCACCACAAGCTGAAGCAAAAGAAACTGCACCGGCAGCTGCACAGGTGATTCCTGCTGGACAATATCCGGAAACTCGCGAGAAAATGAGCGGAATACGTAAGGCTATTGCAAAAGCTATGGTAAACTCTAAGCATACAGCTCCACACGTTACATTAATGGATGAAATTGATGTTACGAAACTTGTTGCACATCGCAAGAAGTTTAAAGAAGTTGCAGCGAATAAAGGAATTAAGCTAACATTCCTTCCTTATGTGGTAAAAGCATTAACAAGTGCATTGCGTGAATTCCCGGCACTAAATACTTCAATCGATGATGCAGCAGGTGAAATCATCCAGAAGCATTACTATAACATTGGTATTGCGGCAGACACTGAAAAAGGTCTTCTCGTGCCAGTTGTTAAGGATGCAGACCGCAAATCTACATTTGCCATTTCAAATGAAATCAATGAATTGGCTGGTAAAGCACGTGACGGCAAGCTTGCTCCAGACGAAATGAAGGGTGCTTCTTGCACAATCACAAATATTGGTTCTGCAGGCGGACAATGGTTCACTCCTGTCATCAATCACCCTGAAGTTGCCATTCTTGGAATTGGCCGCATTGCTGAAAAGCCGGTAGTGAAAGATGGAGAAATTGTTGCTGCTCCAGTATTGGCATTATCACTAAGCTTTGACCACAGAATTATTGATGGAGCAACTGCACAAAATGCATTGAATCACATCAAGCGTTTACTGAACGATCCAGAACTATTGTTAATGGAGGCGTAA
- the lpdA gene encoding dihydrolipoyl dehydrogenase, producing MVVGDFPIETDTIVIGAGPGGYVAAIRAAQLGQKVTIVEKANMGGVCLNVGCIPSKALIAAGHRYENAKHSDVMGITAENVKVDFTKVQEFKSGVVKKLTGGVEGLLKGNKVDIVRGEAYFVDGNTLRVMDENSAQTYTFKNAIIATGSRPIELPTFKFSKRVLDSTGALALQEIPEKIVVIGGGVIGIELGGAYANFGSQVTILEGADDILIGFEKQMSSLVKRNLKKKGVEFITKALAKGVEENENGVTVKFEEKGEEKSLDADYVFVMVGRRPNTDELGLEQAGVKMTERGVIEIDKQCRTSVSNIYAIGDIVAGPQLAHKASYEGKIAAEAIAGHNAEIDYLAIPAVVFSEPELASVGYTEQQAKEEGIEVTAAKFPFAANGRALALDSTDGFLKLVTRKEDGLVIGAQIAGASASDMIAELGLAIEAGMTAEDLAMTIHAHPTLGEITMEAAEVAIGSPIHVVK from the coding sequence ATGGTAGTAGGAGATTTCCCAATCGAAACAGATACTATAGTCATCGGTGCGGGTCCAGGGGGATACGTTGCAGCAATTCGTGCAGCACAGCTTGGACAAAAAGTTACAATCGTAGAAAAAGCAAATATGGGCGGAGTTTGCTTAAACGTTGGATGTATTCCTTCAAAAGCTTTAATCGCAGCAGGCCACCGCTACGAAAATGCTAAGCACTCAGATGTAATGGGAATTACAGCTGAAAACGTAAAGGTTGACTTTACAAAAGTTCAAGAATTCAAATCCGGTGTAGTCAAGAAGCTTACAGGCGGAGTGGAAGGACTATTAAAGGGAAATAAAGTTGACATCGTGCGCGGTGAAGCATACTTTGTTGATGGTAATACCCTTCGTGTAATGGATGAAAATTCAGCACAAACTTACACATTCAAAAATGCAATTATTGCAACAGGATCCCGTCCAATTGAATTGCCGACGTTTAAATTCTCTAAACGTGTTCTTGATTCAACAGGCGCCCTTGCTCTTCAGGAAATTCCAGAGAAAATCGTCGTTATCGGCGGCGGTGTTATCGGAATCGAGCTTGGAGGAGCATATGCGAACTTTGGTTCACAAGTAACGATTCTCGAGGGTGCAGATGATATTCTAATCGGCTTTGAGAAGCAAATGTCATCTCTTGTTAAACGCAACCTGAAGAAAAAAGGCGTTGAATTCATTACGAAGGCACTTGCTAAGGGTGTTGAAGAGAATGAAAATGGAGTTACCGTTAAGTTTGAAGAAAAAGGCGAAGAGAAGTCTCTTGACGCAGATTATGTATTTGTAATGGTCGGAAGACGTCCAAATACAGACGAACTTGGCTTAGAGCAAGCCGGCGTTAAGATGACTGAACGCGGTGTTATTGAAATTGATAAACAATGCCGTACTAGTGTGAGCAATATTTATGCGATTGGTGACATTGTTGCAGGTCCTCAATTAGCTCATAAAGCTTCTTATGAAGGCAAGATTGCAGCTGAAGCAATTGCAGGCCATAACGCTGAAATTGATTACTTGGCTATCCCTGCGGTTGTATTCTCTGAGCCTGAATTAGCTTCTGTAGGCTATACTGAGCAGCAGGCTAAAGAAGAAGGAATCGAAGTAACAGCAGCGAAGTTCCCATTTGCAGCTAACGGCCGTGCCCTTGCACTTGATTCCACTGACGGATTCTTAAAGCTTGTGACACGCAAAGAAGATGGACTTGTAATTGGTGCGCAAATCGCCGGTGCTAGTGCATCTGATATGATTGCAGAGCTTGGATTGGCTATTGAAGCAGGCATGACTGCAGAAGATCTTGCAATGACTATTCACGCACATCCTACATTGGGTGAAATCACAATGGAAGCAGCAGAAGTTGCTATTGGAAGCCCAATTCACGTTGTAAAATAA
- a CDS encoding glycine betaine uptake BCCT transporter → MKKLTPVFTVSVIFTAIFILWGLVPKTILPKGNLDSVTAAVQGFILEKFGWFYLLSASIFLIFSILLAFSKYGNIRLGKDADRPEYSYLSWFAMLFSAGMGIGLVFWGVAEPMYHYFAPPFLEGQTPEAARAAMRYSFFHWGLHPWAIYTVIGLALAYFQFRKGAPGVISSILRPILGSKVDGPIGVLIDFIAVFATVFGVATSLGLGAIQISGGLSETFDSIGNNFTTQLIIILVVTILFMVSAQTGLNKGIKYLSNLNIILAISLLLFLLFVGPTNFIMDLFTTTIGSYLQNLPSMSFRLSPFDQELTWFQDWTIFYWAWWIAWAPFVGTFIARISRGRTIREFVIGVLAVPTLFGALWFSVFGGTGIYLEFFEAKPIMETIDQQGMEVALFTVFDNFPFSTVLSLLAIFLISTFFITSADSATFVLGMQTTNGSLNPPGKVKFVWGIIQSASAAILLWTGGLEALQRASIIAALPFTVIMLLIVLSLAKSFKEETIPKK, encoded by the coding sequence ATGAAGAAACTGACACCCGTTTTTACGGTTTCAGTCATATTCACAGCAATATTTATTTTATGGGGATTAGTTCCGAAGACCATACTGCCAAAAGGCAACCTTGATTCTGTTACAGCAGCTGTTCAAGGATTCATATTGGAAAAATTCGGGTGGTTTTACCTTTTATCAGCTTCTATCTTTTTAATTTTTTCAATCCTATTAGCATTCAGCAAGTACGGAAATATTCGTCTGGGAAAGGATGCAGACAGGCCCGAATATAGCTACTTAAGCTGGTTTGCCATGCTTTTCAGTGCAGGGATGGGAATTGGCCTGGTTTTTTGGGGAGTTGCGGAGCCAATGTATCACTACTTTGCGCCACCTTTCCTTGAAGGGCAGACACCAGAAGCAGCAAGAGCTGCCATGAGGTACTCTTTTTTCCACTGGGGGCTTCATCCATGGGCTATATATACAGTTATTGGGCTTGCACTCGCTTATTTCCAGTTCAGGAAAGGTGCACCGGGAGTTATCAGTTCCATTTTGAGGCCAATTTTAGGGAGCAAAGTGGATGGTCCAATTGGAGTATTAATTGATTTTATAGCCGTCTTTGCTACTGTTTTTGGTGTTGCGACATCATTAGGTCTCGGGGCCATTCAAATATCTGGCGGACTTTCTGAAACATTTGACAGTATCGGCAATAATTTTACCACTCAGTTGATTATTATTTTGGTTGTGACAATTTTGTTTATGGTTTCAGCACAAACCGGTTTAAACAAAGGAATAAAATACTTAAGTAATTTAAATATTATTTTAGCTATCTCGTTATTGCTATTTCTGCTGTTTGTTGGCCCTACAAACTTTATTATGGATCTGTTTACAACAACGATTGGCTCTTATCTTCAAAATCTTCCTTCCATGAGCTTCAGGCTTAGTCCTTTTGATCAGGAGCTGACATGGTTTCAGGATTGGACCATTTTTTATTGGGCATGGTGGATTGCCTGGGCGCCATTTGTCGGCACATTCATAGCCAGAATATCACGCGGAAGGACAATAAGAGAATTCGTCATCGGCGTCCTTGCTGTTCCTACCCTCTTTGGAGCGCTTTGGTTCTCAGTTTTTGGAGGAACAGGCATATACCTTGAATTCTTTGAGGCAAAGCCTATTATGGAAACAATCGACCAGCAGGGAATGGAAGTTGCGCTGTTCACTGTGTTTGATAACTTCCCTTTCAGCACTGTTTTAAGCTTATTGGCTATATTCTTAATCAGTACATTCTTTATTACTTCTGCAGATTCAGCTACCTTTGTTCTTGGGATGCAGACGACAAACGGAAGCTTGAACCCTCCGGGCAAAGTGAAATTTGTTTGGGGCATAATCCAATCAGCCTCTGCAGCCATCCTTTTATGGACGGGAGGGCTGGAAGCACTCCAAAGAGCTTCAATTATAGCTGCACTTCCTTTTACAGTCATAATGCTCTTAATCGTGCTATCGCTGGCTAAATCGTTTAAAGAAGAAACCATACCAAAAAAATAG
- a CDS encoding polysaccharide deacetylase family protein, whose product MRKAVFFICFIFVIILTACTDFSADEDKPSDFEKQEENKLADHSSVPASKPEKNQADADEKPKEEAVSLPEPQYKINEHNWSIEPINQANSKVVLLTIDDAPDKNALEMARILKKLSAPAIFFVNGHFIDTPEEAKVLKEIHELGFAIGNHTNSHLNLKSLPKEQQYKEIVDLNDRVEEIIGERPKFFRAPFGSITDYSRKIAEAENMVLMNWTYGYDWEKEYQSKEALADIMVNSPYLSKGANVLMHDREWTKEALEDIVKGLRNKGFTPVDPVLISTETK is encoded by the coding sequence ATGAGAAAAGCTGTATTTTTTATTTGTTTTATTTTCGTTATAATCTTGACAGCATGTACGGATTTTTCTGCTGATGAAGATAAGCCATCAGATTTTGAAAAACAAGAAGAAAATAAATTGGCTGATCATTCTAGTGTTCCGGCATCTAAACCTGAAAAAAACCAAGCTGATGCCGATGAAAAGCCAAAAGAAGAAGCGGTATCCCTGCCAGAACCGCAATACAAGATAAATGAACATAATTGGTCAATAGAACCAATTAATCAGGCCAATTCAAAAGTTGTATTACTGACCATTGACGATGCTCCAGATAAAAATGCATTGGAAATGGCCAGGATTTTAAAGAAACTTTCAGCACCTGCAATCTTTTTTGTTAATGGGCATTTCATAGATACCCCGGAAGAAGCTAAAGTTTTGAAGGAAATTCATGAACTTGGCTTTGCTATTGGAAATCATACAAATAGTCACCTAAACCTGAAAAGCTTGCCTAAAGAGCAGCAGTATAAAGAGATTGTTGACCTTAATGATCGAGTTGAGGAGATTATTGGAGAGAGGCCAAAATTCTTTCGGGCACCATTCGGGTCTATTACAGACTACAGCAGGAAAATTGCTGAAGCTGAAAACATGGTGCTCATGAATTGGACATACGGGTATGACTGGGAGAAGGAATATCAGTCAAAAGAAGCTTTAGCAGATATAATGGTTAATTCACCCTATTTATCGAAAGGTGCAAACGTATTGATGCATGATAGGGAATGGACAAAAGAAGCTTTAGAGGATATTGTGAAGGGGCTTAGAAATAAAGGATTTACGCCAGTTGACCCAGTTTTGATCAGCACGGAAACAAAATGA
- a CDS encoding DUF1885 family protein: protein MAANSFIKLVPSSAKENISTEELKELFLYYRDITGKTGSQIKWEYNDAAFPYEIKEKPEAKGTWFYLHSQHDRYNTILLGIDQEKVKDEDGSEREQSYIQVTLPEGATFGDKGKANEFCKFLAKKLQGELHLFNGRVMYFYKRK from the coding sequence TTGGCAGCTAATTCATTTATCAAGCTGGTTCCTTCATCAGCTAAGGAAAATATTTCAACAGAAGAGCTCAAAGAACTTTTTTTATATTACAGGGATATTACTGGAAAAACAGGCAGCCAGATTAAATGGGAATATAATGACGCCGCTTTTCCTTATGAGATAAAAGAGAAGCCTGAAGCAAAAGGAACCTGGTTTTACCTGCATTCTCAACATGACCGATATAACACCATATTGCTTGGCATTGACCAAGAAAAAGTGAAGGATGAAGACGGTTCTGAACGTGAGCAGTCTTACATACAAGTTACATTGCCGGAAGGTGCTACATTCGGGGATAAAGGCAAAGCAAATGAATTTTGCAAATTCCTCGCTAAAAAACTTCAAGGTGAATTGCATCTTTTCAATGGAAGAGTTATGTATTTTTATAAAAGAAAATAA
- a CDS encoding DUF3055 domain-containing protein: MDFFEKLYDEHENVNVRFVGFTTESTRYDFGIVYTNLFFSKPLVICMQTGRSTLLDPKDLEDIEYLQKAFKLDLYEQAADLSEFFLEAIPGARFEEQYD, translated from the coding sequence ATGGATTTTTTTGAGAAGCTCTATGATGAGCATGAAAACGTGAATGTCCGTTTTGTTGGCTTTACAACGGAGTCAACACGTTATGATTTTGGAATTGTATATACAAACCTCTTCTTTTCCAAGCCTCTGGTTATTTGTATGCAGACAGGCCGCTCAACTCTCCTCGACCCTAAAGATCTCGAAGACATCGAATATTTGCAAAAGGCATTCAAGCTTGATTTATATGAACAGGCTGCAGATTTAAGTGAATTTTTCTTAGAAGCAATCCCAGGTGCCCGTTTTGAGGAACAATACGACTAA
- a CDS encoding GapA-binding peptide SR1P yields MGTIVCQACNSTIDHFEDEKVTVLYSKKCNCCDGEKTEKTNK; encoded by the coding sequence ATGGGTACAATCGTATGCCAGGCTTGCAATTCAACTATTGATCACTTTGAGGATGAAAAAGTAACTGTATTATATTCAAAAAAATGCAATTGCTGTGACGGAGAAAAAACAGAGAAGACAAACAA